CTTCGATTCGAAAGATTCCATGAGGAGGAGCATCCATAAAAACGCGCCAAGTATTCCATACAGTGGATACCCATACGGGCGGCAATCCCACCCGTTCGGTGATCAGCGGGCTTCCGCGGCTGAAGGGAGCCACGATGTCGGAAAAGATGCTGCATATGAAAGCGGAGTACGACTGGATTCGCACACTGTTGATGTTCGAACCGAGGGGGCACGATGTCATGTCCGGTGCCTTGATCGTGGAGCCTTGCCGCAAGGATGCGGACATCGGCGTCATATTTATCGAGACCGGCGGGTATTTGCCGATGTGCGGTCACGATACGATCGGATTGTGCACCGCTTTGGTGGAAACGGGGAACATCCCGGTTTCGGAACCGCTTACCCGGATTCGGCTGGATACGCCGGCCGGATTGGTGGTCGCGGAGGCGGAAGTGGAGGGCGGAAAAGCCAAGCAGGTCTCCTTTCAAAATATACCTGCCTTTTTCGACCGGAGCGTGGAAGTGAAGGTCGATGGCATCGGCAGCGTCCACAGCGACATTGCTTACGGCGGCAATTTTTACGCCATTACGGATGCGAGAAGGATCGGACTGGAGCTGAAGCCGCCCAACGCATCGATGATCGTGGATGCGGCGATTCGCATCCGTACCGCCATCAATCGGGAATACGCGATCGTGCATCCCGAAGCTTCATTTATTCGCGGCGTGACGCATGTGGAGTTTTTTAGCGACCCGGTGCACCCGAACGCCCATATTCGAAATACCGTTGTCGTGCCTCCGGGCGGGATCGATCGCTCCCCCTGCGGAACCGGTACGTCCGCGAAACTGGCTGCTCTCTTCGCGAAGGGGGAAATCGGGCTCGGGGAATTGTTCGTTCATGAAAGCATCGTCGGATCGATGTTCAAAGCCCAAGTGGTGGAAAGCGTCAAGGCCGGCGGAATCGACGCCGTCGTGACGAAGATAACCGGATCGGCTTGGCTCACGGGCATGCATACTTTTTATTCCCATGAAGAGGATGAGCTGAACGACGGTTTTCTTCTGATTCCTCCTGCGCTTGACCACGAATTCGGGACGGATCGTTGATCCGCCATGAGGAGGCTAGGAATGGAAACCGATCTTCTGATCAACACGATCGACGCCCACGTGTGGGGTCAATCCTTGCGAATCCTTACAAGCGGTCTGCCGCCGCTGCAGGGCCGGTCGCTCAGGGAGAAAGCCGTCCGATTTCAGGAAAATCACAACTCCATCCGCAGATTGCTCATGCTTGAACCCCGGGGACATGCCGATATGACCGGGTGCCTGATCACTGAATCCGATGACGACGGAGCGGATCTCGGCTTATTGTTCATGCACAACGAGGGTCTGCTGCCTTTCAGCGGCCACGGCATTATTGCCGCGGTCACGATTGCTGCGGAAGCCGGTTTATTGAAGGTTCCCGGCAGGGCCGGAACCGTTACCGTCGATACGCTGTGCGGCCGGGTCACCGCCCGCATATGCCGCGAAGGATCGAGCGTCACTTCCGTCATTTTCCGGAATGTGCCTTCCTTTGCGGTGAAGCTGGACCAGACCGCGAACGTTCTCGGTCGGGACCTTTCGTTCGACATCGCTTACGGAGGGGGCTTCTTCGCCGTTGCCGACGCCGAATCGCTTGACCTGCGAATCGATATCGGCCATCGCGCCGAGCTTGCGAGGTGGGGGAAAGCGATCAAGGAACGGATAGGCCCTCTTGAATGCCCTGCGCACCCTTTCATGAGCGAAATTGCGGGGATCGAGGGAGTTGTCCTGTTCGGTCCGCCGGGAGCTGCTCGGGCCCATTCCCGCAGTACGGTCGTATTTGCGGATGGCCAGTTGGACCGTTCGGCCGGCGCAGCGGGAACATGCGCGCGAATGGCGGCTATGTTCGCGAGAGGGCAGCTGGCGGTGGGCGAATCGTTCGTTCAAGAAGGCATTGCGGGAAGTCCGCTTGTCGGCACCATCGCCGGGACGGTTCCTGTCGGACCTTATCTGGCCATCGTTCCCGAAGTTACAGGCAGGGCGTTTATTACCGGAACGCACCAGTTTATCGTCGATCCGTCCGACCCGCTGCGAAACGGATTTTTACTGAACTAGGAGTCTGTCCGCCGCCGGACAGACATTCGGAAGCGAAAACAAGAAACGGAGGGTTTAACATGATACGTTTTCCAGGTGTATTCGTTGCGATTGTCACCCCTTTCACGCCGGAGCTGGAAGTCGACTACAAGCGGCTTTCGGAACATGCGGATTGGCTCATTGATCAGGGAGTCGACGGACTTGTGGCAGCGGGGTCGGTGGGCGAATACGCTTCCCTGCTGACGGAAGAGCGGAAAAAAGTCGTGGAAACCGTGATCGGCACGGCGAAAGGGCGCGTTCCGGTCGTGGTCGGAACGGCGGCCCCTTCGACCGGTCAGGCCGTCGGCTGGGCGCGGCACGCCAAACAAGCGGGCGCCGCCGGCATTATGGCACTCCCTCCGATCAATTACAAACCGACGGAAAACGAAGTGATCAAGTACTATGAAGCGCTCTCCGATGCCGGAATGCCCATTATTGCTTACAACAACCCGCATGACTACAAGACGGATCTTACGCCTCCGCTGCTGAAAAAGCTGTCATCCATCCCGAATTTCGTCGCTGTCAAAGAGTTTTCCGGCGACCTTCGCCGGATGCATGACATTATGAGGGAAACCGATCTGGAGGTGCTGGTCGGAGTGGACGACCTGGCGATGGAAGGGGCTCTTATCGGCGCGACGGGCTGGATTGCCGGTCTCACGAATGCGCTGCCGAAAGAAAGCGCGGACATGTTCCGGCTCGCCCGGGCGGGCAGGCTGGCCGAGGCGAAGAGCATCTATACGTATTTGCTTCCGCTGTTTCACTACGATGCGGGCCCCCGGCTTGTTCATGCCATCAAATATTCGCTGGAATTGGCCGGTCATCCGGTAGGACCCACCCGTCCGCCGAGACTTCCTCTGGAGGAAGAGGAGCTCAAGGCGATCCGGGAGGCTTACGATTATGCCGTTCACCGTCCGGTAAAAGCGTAAGGTCGAAACGCAGCCGGCGCTGCCGCGAAGCTGTTATCGAAGACGGGCCCTGCCAATATGCCCGTCCATCGGTAACAGCTCGGGCGCGCCGGTGACAACAGGTTGAAAGCGTATCGTACGAAAGAGCAGGAGGGTAACGGCCGAACGATCGGCCGTTATTTCTCCCATTTGGACAGTTTGTTATATAATGACGCCCTGGAAATGCCCAATTTCTTGGCCGTCGATTTTTTATTCCCCTTCTCCTGCCTCAGCACATTCAAAATCAGTTCTTTCTCGCGGTGTCCGAGCTCCTCTTTGATATTCATCGTTTCAACGGGGGGGATCGGAGGGGGAGGCAGCGTCTTGCTTTCGAAGGTCATCTTCCCCTTCAACAGGCTGGGAGGCAGGTATTCGCGTTTGACGATGCCTTCCGTGCTCAGCACGACCAAGCGCTCGATCGTATTGCGCAGCTCGCGAACGTTGCCCGGCCAATCGTACAGCAGTAACTCCTGCATGACATCGTAAGGAACCTCCTGAATAATCCGACCGTAACGCAAGCTGAATTCGTCCAGGAACGTATGAATCAGCTCCAGAAGGTCCCCCTTCCTCTCCCGCAGCGGAGGGACGTCAACCGTTACGACATAAAGACGATAAAAGAGATCCTCCCGAAATGATCCTTCC
This genomic window from Paenibacillus humicola contains:
- a CDS encoding proline racemase family protein, with product MKTRQVFHTVDTHTGGNPTRSVISGLPRLKGATMSEKMLHMKAEYDWIRTLLMFEPRGHDVMSGALIVEPCRKDADIGVIFIETGGYLPMCGHDTIGLCTALVETGNIPVSEPLTRIRLDTPAGLVVAEAEVEGGKAKQVSFQNIPAFFDRSVEVKVDGIGSVHSDIAYGGNFYAITDARRIGLELKPPNASMIVDAAIRIRTAINREYAIVHPEASFIRGVTHVEFFSDPVHPNAHIRNTVVVPPGGIDRSPCGTGTSAKLAALFAKGEIGLGELFVHESIVGSMFKAQVVESVKAGGIDAVVTKITGSAWLTGMHTFYSHEEDELNDGFLLIPPALDHEFGTDR
- a CDS encoding proline racemase family protein; the encoded protein is METDLLINTIDAHVWGQSLRILTSGLPPLQGRSLREKAVRFQENHNSIRRLLMLEPRGHADMTGCLITESDDDGADLGLLFMHNEGLLPFSGHGIIAAVTIAAEAGLLKVPGRAGTVTVDTLCGRVTARICREGSSVTSVIFRNVPSFAVKLDQTANVLGRDLSFDIAYGGGFFAVADAESLDLRIDIGHRAELARWGKAIKERIGPLECPAHPFMSEIAGIEGVVLFGPPGAARAHSRSTVVFADGQLDRSAGAAGTCARMAAMFARGQLAVGESFVQEGIAGSPLVGTIAGTVPVGPYLAIVPEVTGRAFITGTHQFIVDPSDPLRNGFLLN
- a CDS encoding dihydrodipicolinate synthase family protein — protein: MIRFPGVFVAIVTPFTPELEVDYKRLSEHADWLIDQGVDGLVAAGSVGEYASLLTEERKKVVETVIGTAKGRVPVVVGTAAPSTGQAVGWARHAKQAGAAGIMALPPINYKPTENEVIKYYEALSDAGMPIIAYNNPHDYKTDLTPPLLKKLSSIPNFVAVKEFSGDLRRMHDIMRETDLEVLVGVDDLAMEGALIGATGWIAGLTNALPKESADMFRLARAGRLAEAKSIYTYLLPLFHYDAGPRLVHAIKYSLELAGHPVGPTRPPRLPLEEEELKAIREAYDYAVHRPVKA